The following nucleotide sequence is from Pseudobdellovibrionaceae bacterium.
CACTCGTGAGCTGCAGTGGGGCATCCAAATTTTTGGGGAGGGCAATCTGCACTTCCCGCCCTGAGCCAGACAGCAGATCATACAACGCGGCAACATTATCCCAATAATAAAGATTTGCCGTATGTTCCTCGGTCAACAAAACTATTCGCTTACTGTCTTCACCGTAGTGGCAATCCAAAAAACACTTGGCCAAGACCACCGAACCCTCTTTGTCGACCTGGCAAATGTTGTTAAATCCGGCCGGGAAAATATTGGCATCCACTGGAGCCACGATTTCTCCAGAATCACGAATGTCAAAACTGGAGTAAAAAGGAAAAGCCAGCCCTTCTCCGCGGGTCTCAAACCACTGATCAACAGCGGTCCTGTTTTCGACGATCTTCTTATGAATCAATTCATGAATTACCAAGATTTTCTCCCAAGATTAGGTACGGAACTTAAAATGCTGGCCCCACCAACAACGGCAGCCGGCATGGCCAACAGCGTGAGTCCAGGCAACAAAAGAGTCACTGCAAATGCCCCCGCCATTCCGTTGGCCTCAGGGAAAACCTGCTTAAAGACCTTCAAGCGCTCTCGCAGGTTAAGCTCTAATATCTCGTAAGAATAGTCCATGCTATCGAAAGACATGACCATCAGGGCTAGATAGGAAGACAACACATTCAGGACGGGCACAAAAGAAAGGGCAAAGATAAAAATACCCAGAATCAGAAATACCCCGGCCTTGATGAGTGCCGTGACCATCATCTTGACAGATGTGGCCGTCCATTTAGCCATGTTAAACGGACGCTCGGCAATCATCCCAATCTTCATCAATGTGCGTTCGGCCAATATGGCATTGAATGGGGCCGCTACGACGCTGGCCAAAAGATAGATCAGATAAACCCACACGATCAGGAAAACCAGCCAAAAGAAAAACAAAACCGGATAATAAAATACAGAGAAGATCCATCCTGTCGTGGCAGGTATCACCCACCCAACGCCGGCAGCCACCCATCCCGGCAAAAGAGCACTACCACCCAAAAATCCAGCGACAACCAGGATCAGATCAATAACAAAAGGAACGACGGCCCACTTACGCAGATCTGGATTATCCCGGATTAATCTTAGACCCTCTGTTAAAAACGAAAAACCGCGAGCTGTTCTTCTGACTGGAATCATCACTGGGCCTCTTTGGCTTTCTTTTTTGAAGGCAATTTGTAGCGCTTCCTTGCCTTACGCTCCAGGGCGCTGCTTTCATCGGTTTTCACTTGCCCTTCACGTTTTATCCCCTCGCGTTTTTTTGCCTCTGGAGTGAGGTCCGTCGATACTGCCAGATCTGCCAAATATGCCTGAAGCTTGCGCTCCTGTTTGTCCATCTCTCGAAAAATATCCTGAACTCCCACAGATTCCTTGGGATCGGGAAATCTCAATGTTCGCAGGCTTTGGATATTGTTCACCGCACCCTGGGCCAATTTGGCCTGCCAACGCCTTAGCGCCGTTTCCTCCACCGCCTTATCTTTCGGATCAGCATTGAGTTGCGGGGGCCTTTCCAGTGCCAACCAAATAACTTTGTAGGCTTCAACCAAATTTTCAGCCGCCCGAGGGGACCACTCTCTGCTTTCCATTTCAGTACTCTTAAGCAAATAGGCCTGAAGATATTTTAGACTGCCAATATAGGCTTCAGACAATTTTGAAACCCGGTCAGGGTCAGGCTGAACTCTGCCCATAAAATAAAGGGTTCTTGCCAGAAGCTCTTTGCGCTGGAGGGGGTCACCCAAATCTGCATGAACTTGCATGAGACCCTTTTGGGCTTCAGCAAAATACTTCTCCGCCGTCTTTAGATTTCCAGTTCTGGCATAGGCTGCAGCCAATCGGGCGGGCAATTCAGCAGCAGAAATTTCCTGACTCAAAAATTTCCGCCTTCTCATGGCATCCCGCAGACTGGCAATCTGCTTGGGAATATCTCCTAAACACTCATAGGTGTAGGCAAGGCGAAAAAGAGACTGGGCTTCGATCCGCCGATAGCGCTTGTGGGACCGGCGCAAGGTCTGCCGATAGACCTTCGTCGCCTCAGCACATTTGCCCATTCCCTCCAATGCCGCTCCCCGATTGAACAAGGTCACCAGGTGAAATTCGGAGGTTGGATTGGAGCTGATGATGCGATCAAATTCTTCAAGGGCTAACTCAAACTCTTCTTTCTCCAGATGGCCCATACCCCTTTCAAAGGTCTGTTGGTCGGCAGATGGTATGGGACTCTCATAGGCTTCACCTTCTGCGAGTGGCGTGGGCTTGGTTTTCTTTGCCGCACAGCCCATGAGGACTATCGCCAACAGATTTGCGACCACCACCACAAGAGTTTTGAATTTCTTCACGGATTCTCCTTTACGTAGGGCTCAAGCTTATCCGCTAGCCTCTGCAATCCCTGCAGACCTGCCACATCAGACACCAAATCTGGGACTCGAATCAAGGGTGTCAAGCTGCCTAGAAACCCCTGAAATTGCGCAAGTTCTTCCTCTCTATCTTGATTGAAGTGGCGAAGGGACTGGTAAAAATCCAAAAGTTTTTGGTACTCGGGCTCCCCGGACAGCTCCTGGCCCAACTGCTCATTGGGGTTCCAGTTGGGAAAACATCGATTCACCACTACCGAATTTAATGTATAACCACCTTTACGAAGCTCATTTATAAAGTCCCTTGTGGCGCCCAACTTGGCTCGATCAAATCCAGTGATCAGGACAAAGGCGGTGTCCGGCCCCGTCAAGAGGCGATGAACGGCAATGCTTCGGCCGCTGACTTCATCCTGGATCTCTGCCACACCCTCAAAGAAATCCGATAGCTCATGAATAAAGTGAGAGCCGGTGACTTTTTCCAGAGCCGCTAAGGCTGTTTTGGTTCCGCGATGAAAAAGCCCTTGCAGAAACCCACGCGACCCTGGCTTTTGCACAAACCATTGAGTGATGGCGTTTTGAAAGAGGCTGTAGATCTTTTGCGGAGCATAGAGAAAGTCAACCGCATGCTGGGATGGTGGGGTATCGAGAATTATCAAGTCAAACTTCCCGCTATCAAGTGCCGTCTGCAGCCGCTCAAGGGAGGTAAACTCCTGAGATCCGCTTAAAGTCGTGGACATCTGACGGTAGAGGCTGTTGTTGAGAATTCTTTGCGCCAATTCGGGCCTTCTGGCTGCGCGATGAATAAAGCGATCAAAAATCGAGGCCGGATTAATCATCGCGGCCGACAGACTGCCACTAACCCCATCAATCTGAACAAGCATTTCCTGTTCGGAGGTAGCATCAATCCCGAGAGCGTCGGCCAATCTCTTGGCCGGGTCAATTGTGAGCACCAGGGTGCGCTTACCCGCCCGGGCGGCCAAAATTCCCAAGCAGGCAGATAATGTGGTTTTTCCCACGCCACCGGTCCCGGCACAAATGATGACTTTGTATTCGTCAAACATCCAGGCCATTCCAGTCAATCCTTTCCGCCAAACGCTCTACCAGTGATTCTCCTGTTTCTCCGAATGACAGCGGCAGAGTTTTGTACCCGCCGTCGATGGCCGCCAAATTCTTTAGAGATTGGTCCTGTCTTTCCTCCACCACCTGAAGATAGTTGGTCAACTCAATCCCTCCGGGGTCACGACCTAGAAACTTTTCACCAAGCGCCGATAGCTCTGCTGGGGAAAGGGGAATGTCCCAGACTTTGTTGCAGAAGATTTTGGGCGAAATGCCGAGATCCTCACTGAGATCATGATAGAGCTCTCCGCACTCTGAGACCGGAAGTTCCTCGGGCAGAGTGACAATGGCGTAAGAGCAATACTTGGGGTTTCGCAAAAGCTCGTCAATTTGCCGACTTTGATCACCCATTGGTCCCAGCTTAACCGCCTCTGCTAACCCCTTTGGGGCCCGCAGCAGGGCCTTAAAGTGCCCGGTGGCGTAGGAATCGATGACGATCAAATCAAAGTCAAAAGAAGGACCCACATTACGAATTCCACTAGTGGCCTTACCAAGTATGGAGATTTCCCTCAGTGCCGGAGCCGCCTGAATGAAGGTCTTCATTACCACATTATTAAAGAAAAGATCGACGATGGCCTCAATTCGCACATAAAACTTCAGGTACTCGCGAAGGCTGGCGTCGCCTTCCCAGCAGGAAACCCACAGATTCTCCCGCCACGGGGTGGGCTGATATTGAACCTCCACATTCAACAGGTGGCGAAAATAACTTTGCTCGGCCAGCTCCACCAGTAGGACCTTTTTACCCTGTCCTGATGCCCTTAAGGCAATCGCAGCTGCCACGGTGGATTTCCCCACACCACCCTTGCCGGTCACAAACAGGATTTTTTGATTCTTCTGGCTCACTCGCTCCAGGTCCTCATAAATGGATTGTGCGCCGCGCTATGTCCTTGCCTTGGTGCCGCGCATCTCTTAAAAGGTTCCATCTGATCCGCACATCATATAGGCGCTTGCACCAGAACACAATTGGCTAAAAGGGGAAGACGTCCCATGAAAATCACTCTCGATAAATTAGAGGGCTTGGCCCACAAACTGAGCATTGAAGTTCCTGCTGACCGAGTCCGGGAGGAGTTTACCAAGGCCTTCAAGGACCTGCAGAAGGAAGTCAGTCTTAAAGGTTTTCGCAAAGGCAAGGCTCCACTCAATGTCATTCGCACACACTACGGTGATCGGGTAAAGCAAGATGTTCTGCAAAACCTAATTTCGGACTCCTACCAAGCGGGACTTGAGGAGCATTCTCTTGATCCAATTGGTTACCCCAAGATTAAGTTTGAAAATTTTGACGATGATAAGGACTTCATTTTTACGGCTGAGTTTGAAATCCGCCCGGAAATCAACTTGAGCAAATACGAAGGGCTCGAGGTCGAACAGCAAAAGATTGAGATCAAGGACGAACAAGTCGATGGCGTCCTCAAAAACATCCAGTCTAACCACGCCGAAATGGTCCCTCTTTTGGAGGATCGTCCCGCTCAGGAGGGCGATATGGCTGAGGTGGCTTTTGAAGGTTTTGTCGATGGTCAGCCTCTCGAAGGTGCCCAGTCTGAACGCCATATGCTCGAACTAGGCAGTGGTCAGTTTATTGATGGCTTCGAAGAGGGCGTGATTGGTATGGCCATTGGCGCTGAGACAACTTTGAACCTCAAGTTCCCCGATGAGTACCATAACAAGGAGATCGCCGGTAAGCCGGTTGAGTTCAAAGTTAAACTGAACTCTCTTAAAAAGAAGTCTCTTCCTGAAATCGATGATGAATTAGCCA
It contains:
- a CDS encoding EI24 domain-containing protein, whose amino-acid sequence is MIPVRRTARGFSFLTEGLRLIRDNPDLRKWAVVPFVIDLILVVAGFLGGSALLPGWVAAGVGWVIPATTGWIFSVFYYPVLFFFWLVFLIVWVYLIYLLASVVAAPFNAILAERTLMKIGMIAERPFNMAKWTATSVKMMVTALIKAGVFLILGIFIFALSFVPVLNVLSSYLALMVMSFDSMDYSYEILELNLRERLKVFKQVFPEANGMAGAFAVTLLLPGLTLLAMPAAVVGGASILSSVPNLGRKSW
- a CDS encoding tetratricopeptide repeat protein yields the protein MKKFKTLVVVVANLLAIVLMGCAAKKTKPTPLAEGEAYESPIPSADQQTFERGMGHLEKEEFELALEEFDRIISSNPTSEFHLVTLFNRGAALEGMGKCAEATKVYRQTLRRSHKRYRRIEAQSLFRLAYTYECLGDIPKQIASLRDAMRRRKFLSQEISAAELPARLAAAYARTGNLKTAEKYFAEAQKGLMQVHADLGDPLQRKELLARTLYFMGRVQPDPDRVSKLSEAYIGSLKYLQAYLLKSTEMESREWSPRAAENLVEAYKVIWLALERPPQLNADPKDKAVEETALRRWQAKLAQGAVNNIQSLRTLRFPDPKESVGVQDIFREMDKQERKLQAYLADLAVSTDLTPEAKKREGIKREGQVKTDESSALERKARKRYKLPSKKKAKEAQ
- a CDS encoding ArsA family ATPase; this encodes MAWMFDEYKVIICAGTGGVGKTTLSACLGILAARAGKRTLVLTIDPAKRLADALGIDATSEQEMLVQIDGVSGSLSAAMINPASIFDRFIHRAARRPELAQRILNNSLYRQMSTTLSGSQEFTSLERLQTALDSGKFDLIILDTPPSQHAVDFLYAPQKIYSLFQNAITQWFVQKPGSRGFLQGLFHRGTKTALAALEKVTGSHFIHELSDFFEGVAEIQDEVSGRSIAVHRLLTGPDTAFVLITGFDRAKLGATRDFINELRKGGYTLNSVVVNRCFPNWNPNEQLGQELSGEPEYQKLLDFYQSLRHFNQDREEELAQFQGFLGSLTPLIRVPDLVSDVAGLQGLQRLADKLEPYVKENP
- a CDS encoding AAA family ATPase; translation: MSQKNQKILFVTGKGGVGKSTVAAAIALRASGQGKKVLLVELAEQSYFRHLLNVEVQYQPTPWRENLWVSCWEGDASLREYLKFYVRIEAIVDLFFNNVVMKTFIQAAPALREISILGKATSGIRNVGPSFDFDLIVIDSYATGHFKALLRAPKGLAEAVKLGPMGDQSRQIDELLRNPKYCSYAIVTLPEELPVSECGELYHDLSEDLGISPKIFCNKVWDIPLSPAELSALGEKFLGRDPGGIELTNYLQVVEERQDQSLKNLAAIDGGYKTLPLSFGETGESLVERLAERIDWNGLDV
- the tig gene encoding trigger factor — translated: MKITLDKLEGLAHKLSIEVPADRVREEFTKAFKDLQKEVSLKGFRKGKAPLNVIRTHYGDRVKQDVLQNLISDSYQAGLEEHSLDPIGYPKIKFENFDDDKDFIFTAEFEIRPEINLSKYEGLEVEQQKIEIKDEQVDGVLKNIQSNHAEMVPLLEDRPAQEGDMAEVAFEGFVDGQPLEGAQSERHMLELGSGQFIDGFEEGVIGMAIGAETTLNLKFPDEYHNKEIAGKPVEFKVKLNSLKKKSLPEIDDELAKKLGEFQTLNELKEQIRKDLESSEKQRVAEELKNKILRALVDANPVDVPKSLHERQKQMLIDDVQQRMKHQGLNETDFEEYKTKWDDDFNQSATFVVQSSFLVDALADKLSLRPTKDDFEKKIEEIAGQTGLEADRLKEYYLQQENQSRLSFQIMEEKVVAFLIDKAKIQEV